The following proteins are encoded in a genomic region of Methanoculleus bourgensis MS2:
- a CDS encoding TldD/PmbA family protein, producing MNGDDLIEKVLREGERQADEVEVFYARGQSISAGIKKGILGTAEESETWSMTIRTVRDGRIGFSSTSDPDRWKECLNAALASGRIATPQEWGGLPKPAGMTGTASSADPDLVVGIENAASMVEDLLSGAAEHPVEVIGGGADLGRSHLEIANTNGVLYRTERTVAAVSLEAIREQSTGYEFDASPFLADISARAVGEAAASLAARSLGGREVATGRYDIVLSPIAAASILGYVLIPALSGRNVKAGRSFFADKIGEQVFDERLSVYDDPFAPGLGSTTWDADGVPTRRLVFVQQGVLERFAYDLKTGYRYGEESTGSAVRSGSGEPGIGVHNLFIDGPRISDPGDERGVWIHDVVGAHTANPFSGDFSVEISNPFWMEGGELVEPIRTAMFAGNVFEMLRDIGGLGKDDRRVGRLTLPSIRLNNQQIIGK from the coding sequence ATGAACGGAGATGACCTTATCGAGAAGGTCCTCCGGGAGGGTGAGAGGCAGGCCGACGAGGTCGAGGTCTTCTACGCCCGGGGGCAGAGTATCAGTGCCGGGATCAAGAAGGGGATCCTCGGCACCGCCGAAGAGTCGGAGACCTGGAGCATGACCATCCGGACCGTCAGGGATGGGCGGATAGGGTTTTCGAGCACCAGCGACCCCGACCGGTGGAAGGAGTGTCTCAACGCGGCGCTTGCAAGCGGGAGGATCGCCACCCCGCAGGAGTGGGGCGGGCTCCCAAAACCGGCCGGCATGACGGGCACCGCGTCCTCGGCCGACCCGGACCTGGTTGTCGGGATAGAGAATGCGGCGAGCATGGTCGAAGACCTCCTTTCAGGTGCGGCGGAGCACCCGGTGGAGGTCATCGGCGGGGGCGCCGACCTCGGCCGGTCGCACCTGGAGATAGCGAACACAAACGGCGTCCTCTACCGTACGGAGAGAACGGTGGCGGCGGTCTCCCTCGAAGCGATCAGGGAGCAGTCCACGGGGTATGAGTTCGACGCCTCCCCGTTCCTTGCCGATATCAGCGCCCGGGCGGTCGGGGAGGCGGCGGCCTCTCTTGCCGCTCGCTCTCTCGGGGGCCGTGAAGTCGCGACCGGGCGCTACGATATCGTTCTCTCGCCCATTGCGGCCGCAAGCATCCTCGGGTATGTCCTCATCCCGGCGCTCTCCGGGCGGAACGTGAAGGCCGGAAGGTCGTTTTTTGCCGACAAAATCGGGGAGCAGGTCTTTGATGAGCGCCTTTCGGTCTACGACGACCCCTTTGCTCCCGGCCTCGGGAGCACCACCTGGGATGCAGACGGCGTCCCCACACGGCGCCTGGTCTTCGTGCAGCAGGGGGTGCTTGAGCGGTTTGCCTACGACCTCAAGACCGGCTACCGCTACGGCGAGGAGAGCACGGGGAGCGCCGTGCGGTCAGGGAGCGGGGAGCCCGGCATCGGCGTTCACAACCTCTTCATCGACGGCCCCCGGATAAGCGACCCGGGCGATGAACGGGGGGTCTGGATCCACGATGTCGTGGGCGCCCATACCGCAAACCCCTTCTCCGGCGACTTCTCGGTGGAGATCTCAAACCCCTTCTGGATGGAGGGCGGGGAACTGGTCGAACCCATCCGGACCGCGATGTTTGCAGGAAACGTCTTTGAGATGCTCCGGGATATTGGAGGGCTTGGAAAAGACGATCGGAGGGTCGGACGGCTGACTCTTCCATCAATACGCTTAAATAACCAGCAGATCATTGGTAAATAA
- a CDS encoding pro-sigmaK processing inhibitor BofA family protein → MMEEILAILLAVAIAAAIYYLMKKSLTLVINAIAGLITLWLLNAFDVLAWFGAPDVQINLVTVLVCALGGLPGAMIVVLLHLFGITL, encoded by the coding sequence ATGATGGAAGAGATCCTCGCAATCCTCCTGGCAGTGGCGATAGCGGCGGCGATCTACTATCTCATGAAGAAATCCCTGACTCTCGTCATCAACGCCATCGCCGGGCTCATCACGCTCTGGCTCCTGAACGCCTTTGATGTCCTGGCGTGGTTCGGCGCCCCCGACGTCCAGATCAACCTGGTGACGGTCCTCGTCTGCGCCCTCGGGGGGCTCCCGGGCGCCATGATCGTGGTCCTGCTCCACCTCTTCGGGATTACGCTCTGA
- a CDS encoding KaiC domain-containing protein codes for MLSGGLPRESICAVIGTYGTGKTTFALQFAYEGLSRGESVIYISLEEREELLRATMAQKGWDPERFGDRFYLLRLDPTDFNLAISSIKSELPALIRSVKASRVIIDPISLFEGLFLDEAARRQEMFRFIEVMRDEACTLVLTSETNTANPEGSRYGLVEYLADTVILLRYVRSAGLTEVHLALEVVKMRRSPHSREIKPFEILEDQIMVYSEASLF; via the coding sequence ATGCTCTCGGGCGGTCTTCCCCGGGAGAGCATCTGTGCGGTCATCGGCACCTACGGGACCGGGAAGACGACGTTTGCTCTCCAGTTCGCGTACGAAGGGCTCTCGCGAGGCGAGAGTGTCATCTACATCAGTCTCGAGGAGCGGGAGGAACTCCTCCGCGCCACCATGGCGCAGAAGGGATGGGATCCTGAGAGGTTCGGCGACCGGTTCTACCTCTTGAGACTGGATCCGACCGACTTCAATCTCGCGATAAGCAGTATCAAGAGCGAACTTCCCGCTCTCATCAGGAGTGTTAAGGCATCGAGGGTGATCATCGACCCGATATCGCTCTTTGAGGGGCTCTTCCTGGACGAGGCGGCCCGGCGGCAGGAGATGTTCAGGTTCATCGAGGTGATGCGGGACGAAGCCTGCACCCTCGTGCTGACGAGCGAGACCAATACGGCAAACCCGGAGGGGAGCAGGTACGGCCTCGTCGAGTACCTGGCTGATACGGTGATCCTCCTCCGCTACGTCCGGTCGGCGGGGCTCACCGAGGTGCACCTCGCCCTTGAGGTCGTGAAGATGCGCCGCTCGCCCCACTCCCGGGAGATCAAACCGTTTGAGATCCTGGAAGACCAGATCATGGTCTACTCTGAGGCGAGCCTGTTTTAG
- a CDS encoding RAD55 family ATPase, whose amino-acid sequence MRDRLRLRMPTGITSLDPLLDGGVPPGSAVLLLGEHGAGNVEFVQTSIMHLAILKRSGNASEHLLLPDRIVYVTLTRMREDILREMALSFNPDLYIQLKEEIVFYDLSELYFDASIVPPDWYGEGSTIERLQKKQRRESGDILAELARVLGGCPDNSLIVMDSLTGIAPSLTGSPRWHAFIAFLRGLQQVAKRRNITIYLPLTSGILDRSRELEIADCVDATLLFHWEETGAQRRQRVMHFERFRGVMPRLEDKDLVKFAVKISAAEGFEVRNIRVVV is encoded by the coding sequence ATGCGCGACCGCCTCCGATTACGGATGCCGACGGGCATCACCTCGCTTGACCCCCTGCTGGACGGGGGCGTCCCACCGGGGTCGGCGGTGCTGCTCCTCGGGGAGCACGGTGCCGGCAACGTCGAGTTTGTGCAGACCTCGATCATGCACCTCGCCATCCTAAAGCGGAGCGGGAACGCGAGCGAGCACCTCCTCCTCCCGGACAGGATCGTGTACGTGACACTCACCCGGATGCGGGAAGATATCCTCAGGGAGATGGCCCTCTCGTTTAACCCGGATCTCTACATTCAACTCAAGGAAGAGATCGTCTTTTATGATCTCTCGGAACTCTACTTCGATGCGAGCATCGTCCCCCCGGACTGGTACGGGGAGGGAAGCACCATCGAACGCCTGCAGAAGAAGCAGCGCCGGGAGAGCGGTGACATCCTCGCGGAACTCGCCCGGGTGCTCGGCGGATGCCCGGACAACAGCCTGATCGTCATGGACTCGCTGACCGGGATCGCGCCGTCGCTCACGGGGAGTCCGCGGTGGCATGCGTTCATCGCCTTCCTGCGCGGCCTGCAGCAGGTGGCAAAACGCCGGAACATCACGATCTATCTTCCGCTCACCTCCGGTATCCTGGACCGGTCGCGGGAACTTGAGATCGCCGACTGTGTCGACGCCACACTCCTCTTCCACTGGGAGGAGACCGGCGCACAGCGCCGGCAGCGGGTTATGCACTTTGAGAGGTTCCGGGGCGTGATGCCCCGTCTCGAGGATAAGGATCTCGTGAAGTTCGCAGTGAAGATCTCCGCAGCAGAGGGGTTTGAGGTGCGCAACATCAGGGTGGTGGTATAA
- a CDS encoding type II/IV secretion system ATPase subunit, with protein sequence MMPGTPRPAAEEPTSRERSGLSRLLDRTCFFRKGVEIAGEYDPAVHPPLVEAAPPPGYEELDRYWITAGLSLAVIARNTQTNQAEYLLFEPVLSEFEYELLERLFDDLRDVLILDDHDIAADRRVVLSRKTQGLLMEYGLVLDDRSAFKIRYYLERNFLGWSRIDALMKDPRIEDISCDGTRIPLFLYHRRHQNIKTNILFDEPALNSLAITLAQRSGKHVSIGSPLVDATLPDGSRLQLTFGSEVTTRGTSFTIRKFREAPFTPVELMESHTFDVDQLVYFWMAIENNKSLLFVGGTASGKTTSLNAVALFIPPLAKVVSIEDTREITLYHENWVATVTRETVSEGLGATIGMFDLLKAAMRQRPEYILVGEVRGSEAQTLFQAMSTGHTTFSTMHAGGVDAAIHRLENEPLNVPRNMLQALDVISVQALTHRGYDRVRRCREIVELAGIDPITGSLQVNTVYEYNPVPDTFTYSGRSRILGEIMEYRGWSRARLDEELQLRRSVLLAMQKQGIRDYRAVARIVQAYAIEPDRVLASLDDLGRLIG encoded by the coding sequence ATGATGCCGGGCACCCCCCGCCCGGCGGCGGAAGAGCCCACCTCCCGGGAGAGGTCCGGTCTCTCCCGCCTCCTGGACCGGACTTGCTTCTTCCGGAAGGGCGTCGAGATCGCGGGCGAGTACGACCCCGCAGTGCACCCCCCTCTCGTGGAAGCGGCACCTCCCCCGGGCTACGAGGAGCTCGATCGCTACTGGATCACCGCAGGCCTCTCGCTCGCCGTGATCGCCAGGAACACGCAGACGAACCAGGCCGAATACCTCCTCTTCGAGCCGGTGCTCTCGGAGTTCGAGTACGAGCTCCTCGAACGGCTCTTTGACGACCTCCGCGACGTCCTGATCCTCGATGACCACGACATCGCCGCCGATCGCCGGGTGGTCCTCTCCAGGAAGACACAAGGCCTCTTAATGGAGTACGGCCTCGTCCTTGACGACAGGTCGGCCTTCAAGATCCGCTACTACCTCGAGCGCAACTTCCTCGGCTGGTCGCGCATCGACGCGTTGATGAAAGACCCGCGGATCGAGGATATCTCCTGCGACGGCACCCGGATCCCGCTCTTCCTCTACCACCGCAGGCACCAGAACATCAAGACGAACATCCTCTTTGACGAACCTGCCTTAAACTCACTTGCGATCACCCTTGCCCAGCGTTCGGGAAAACATGTCTCCATAGGCAGCCCGCTTGTGGACGCGACCCTCCCCGACGGTTCACGGCTGCAGCTCACCTTTGGCAGCGAGGTCACCACTCGGGGCACCTCGTTCACGATCCGGAAGTTCCGCGAAGCGCCGTTCACGCCCGTCGAACTGATGGAGTCCCACACCTTCGACGTCGACCAGCTCGTCTACTTCTGGATGGCGATCGAGAACAACAAAAGCCTGCTCTTCGTCGGCGGCACCGCGTCGGGAAAGACCACGTCGCTCAACGCGGTCGCCCTCTTCATCCCGCCGCTTGCAAAGGTGGTCTCCATCGAGGACACCCGTGAGATCACGCTCTACCATGAGAACTGGGTCGCGACCGTCACGCGCGAGACGGTCTCGGAGGGGCTCGGCGCCACCATCGGGATGTTCGACCTCCTCAAGGCCGCGATGCGGCAGCGCCCTGAGTACATTCTGGTCGGTGAGGTCCGGGGAAGCGAAGCCCAGACTCTCTTTCAGGCGATGAGCACCGGGCACACGACGTTCTCCACCATGCACGCCGGAGGCGTCGACGCGGCGATCCACCGCCTGGAGAACGAACCGCTCAACGTTCCAAGAAACATGCTCCAGGCGCTCGACGTCATATCCGTCCAGGCGCTCACCCACCGGGGATACGACCGCGTGAGGAGGTGCCGGGAGATCGTCGAGCTCGCCGGGATCGACCCCATCACCGGCAGCCTCCAGGTGAACACGGTCTACGAGTACAACCCCGTACCCGACACCTTCACCTACTCGGGACGGTCGCGGATCCTCGGTGAGATCATGGAATACCGCGGCTGGAGCCGGGCCCGGCTCGACGAAGAGCTCCAGCTCAGGCGTTCCGTCCTTCTTGCGATGCAGAAACAGGGTATCAGGGACTACAGGGCGGTCGCCCGGATCGTCCAGGCCTATGCGATCGAGCCTGACCGGGTGCTCGCCTCTCTCGACGACCTCGGCAGGTTGATCGGGTGA
- a CDS encoding type II secretion system F family protein, translating into MILPACTRIRRLIRRLVERDPIRYRSLREDLVAANMGVTLERYLLRTFLVSGLFGLFWAVLALLTLRFAVLPQVSIRIYNVFAIRLPAFMLVDPMVGVLQVVASAVVFIITAYAGSVFFLRYPSLVKKNRETRINLLLHHAVAYMYAMRQGGAEMMAVFRAISGNSGVYGEAAHEFRRVVRDTDYFGYDQITALRHLQETTPSEKLREFTQDLVSVVESGGDMLAFLDARVRTYQEEARFEQKAFLSTLQLVAEAYVTLFVAGPLFIIIVMVVMGFMGSTPILQLSVIIYLLVPVGSLFFILFLDAISIKTEGIERYTEARWLNEFDDVPVEERTGDEPLVRQLQYYDRVRNLRAFLRHPLRAFLVEPNRTFYVTVPIALAYVLLAFLATPAYTDVEVLIDVLDDHLVVALLVILVPFGIFHGSWQKTVMELEAAIPEFLNRLSGINQVGLTLAQAITIVVRADLGVLTYEIRKIKRDIEWGASVQDALVRFEERIRTPTIARAVTLITTASRMTGGIGDVLNIAARDAAMSETLKRERRAEMFIYVTIVYLVFIVFLFVVAVIDAQFLSVLAGVDALAPGSMPGGLSFGNTPIATFERLLYHACLIQAFFSGLIAGAMGEASLRAGVKHAAVMIIIAFVVFNVFL; encoded by the coding sequence GTGATCCTACCCGCCTGCACACGGATCCGCCGCCTCATCCGCCGGCTGGTGGAGCGCGACCCCATACGCTACCGGAGCCTCCGCGAAGACCTTGTTGCGGCGAACATGGGGGTCACCCTCGAGCGCTACCTCCTGCGAACGTTCCTTGTCTCCGGGCTCTTCGGCCTCTTCTGGGCCGTTCTCGCCCTCCTCACGCTGCGGTTTGCAGTCCTCCCGCAGGTGAGCATCCGGATCTACAACGTATTCGCCATCCGGCTCCCGGCGTTCATGCTGGTGGATCCCATGGTCGGCGTCCTGCAGGTCGTCGCGAGCGCGGTTGTCTTCATCATTACCGCCTATGCGGGGTCCGTCTTCTTCCTGCGGTATCCGTCCCTCGTAAAGAAGAACCGGGAGACCCGGATCAACCTGCTGCTCCACCACGCCGTCGCCTACATGTATGCCATGCGCCAGGGCGGAGCGGAGATGATGGCGGTCTTCCGGGCGATCAGCGGGAACTCAGGCGTCTACGGCGAAGCGGCCCACGAGTTCCGGCGCGTCGTCCGCGACACCGACTACTTCGGCTACGACCAGATCACGGCGCTCCGGCACCTGCAGGAGACGACCCCGTCGGAGAAACTGCGTGAGTTCACCCAGGACCTCGTCTCCGTGGTCGAGAGCGGGGGAGACATGCTCGCCTTTCTTGATGCCCGGGTCCGCACCTACCAGGAGGAGGCCCGGTTCGAGCAGAAGGCCTTCCTCTCCACGCTCCAGCTCGTAGCCGAAGCCTACGTGACGCTCTTCGTCGCCGGCCCGCTCTTCATCATCATCGTCATGGTGGTCATGGGGTTTATGGGCAGCACGCCTATCCTGCAGCTCTCGGTCATCATCTACCTCCTGGTCCCGGTCGGGTCGCTCTTCTTCATCCTCTTTCTTGATGCGATCTCGATCAAGACCGAGGGGATCGAGCGGTATACCGAGGCGCGTTGGCTCAACGAGTTCGATGACGTCCCGGTCGAAGAGCGGACCGGCGACGAACCGCTGGTCCGGCAGTTGCAGTACTACGACCGCGTCCGCAACCTCCGCGCCTTCCTGCGCCACCCCCTCCGGGCGTTCCTCGTCGAACCGAACCGGACGTTCTACGTGACGGTGCCGATCGCGCTCGCGTACGTCCTCCTCGCCTTCCTCGCGACCCCGGCCTACACCGACGTCGAGGTCCTGATAGACGTCCTCGACGACCACTTGGTCGTTGCGCTGCTTGTCATCCTCGTCCCGTTCGGCATCTTCCACGGATCCTGGCAGAAGACGGTGATGGAGCTTGAGGCGGCCATCCCCGAGTTCCTCAACCGCCTCTCCGGGATAAACCAGGTGGGCCTGACCCTCGCGCAGGCGATCACGATCGTGGTAAGGGCGGATCTCGGGGTGCTGACCTACGAGATCCGGAAGATCAAGCGCGACATCGAGTGGGGCGCGAGCGTCCAGGACGCGCTTGTCCGGTTCGAGGAGCGGATACGCACCCCCACCATCGCCCGGGCGGTCACCCTGATCACGACGGCGAGCCGGATGACCGGGGGTATCGGCGACGTCCTGAACATCGCTGCCCGCGACGCCGCGATGTCGGAGACCCTCAAGCGCGAGAGGCGGGCGGAGATGTTCATCTACGTCACCATCGTCTACCTGGTCTTCATCGTCTTCCTCTTCGTCGTGGCTGTCATCGACGCCCAGTTCCTCTCTGTGCTCGCGGGGGTCGACGCCCTTGCTCCCGGCAGCATGCCCGGCGGGCTGTCGTTCGGGAACACCCCCATCGCGACGTTCGAGCGCCTCCTCTACCACGCATGTCTCATCCAGGCGTTCTTCTCGGGCCTGATCGCCGGCGCGATGGGAGAGGCCTCGCTCCGGGCCGGCGTCAAACACGCTGCCGTGATGATCATCATCGCGTTTGTGGTGTTCAACGTCTTCCTGTAG
- a CDS encoding V-type ATPase subunit subunit G family protein → MKTDVLKSIRETEEEYQVMIRDAQAERKKSLSDAELEAENLVRKAQKDAEDYRNQRLTEARAEAQNRYAEIVREGEARAEALKAQGSRNQAKAVDFIVSRFKEQLHVKA, encoded by the coding sequence ATGAAGACCGATGTCCTGAAAAGCATCAGGGAGACTGAAGAAGAGTATCAGGTAATGATCCGTGATGCGCAGGCTGAGAGGAAGAAGAGCCTCTCCGATGCCGAACTGGAGGCTGAAAACCTGGTCCGGAAGGCACAGAAAGATGCCGAGGATTACAGGAATCAGCGTCTTACAGAGGCACGAGCCGAGGCGCAGAACAGGTACGCAGAGATTGTCAGGGAGGGTGAAGCGCGCGCAGAAGCGCTGAAAGCACAGGGAAGCAGAAACCAGGCAAAAGCTGTAGACTTTATTGTTTCTCGATTTAAGGAGCAGCTGCATGTTAAGGCCTGA